One Negativicutes bacterium genomic region harbors:
- a CDS encoding transposase produces the protein MNRSIQSEGASGVIKRAYGLRQFLLRGNKKILAETLLPAMDNNNNQLHNKIQQNQIDRHFKNLRLKNRKNQNIPCFW, from the coding sequence ATGAATCGCTCCATTCAGTCAGAAGGAGCCTCCGGCGTAATCAAGCGGGCTTATGGTCTTCGTCAGTTTCTGCTCCGCGGTAATAAAAAGATTTTGGCAGAGACCCTATTGCCGGCAATGGATAACAACAACAATCAATTACATAACAAGATTCAACAAAATCAAATCGATAGACACTTCAAAAATTTACGACTTAAAAATCGTAAGAATCAAAATATTCCCTGTTTTTGGTGA
- a CDS encoding metalloregulator ArsR/SmtB family transcription factor, which produces MKTDVFCDCDVIHAESVDAVRLKMPDENKLTDLADFFKVLGDSTRVRILWALDESDLCVCDLAVLLNMTKSAISHQLSALKQENLVKSRRDGKVIFYSLTDDHVKEIFEKGWQHVTACNQIEAEAV; this is translated from the coding sequence GTGAAAACGGATGTATTTTGTGATTGCGATGTGATCCATGCGGAGAGCGTCGACGCGGTCCGGCTAAAAATGCCGGATGAGAATAAGCTAACCGATTTGGCTGATTTTTTCAAGGTTCTGGGCGACAGCACGCGAGTGAGAATCCTCTGGGCGCTGGATGAAAGTGATTTGTGTGTTTGCGATCTGGCGGTCTTACTGAACATGACCAAGTCTGCAATTTCCCACCAACTCAGTGCATTGAAGCAGGAAAATCTTGTGAAATCCAGAAGAGACGGCAAAGTCATCTTCTATTCTCTTACTGATGATCATGTGAAAGAGATCTTCGAAAAGGGATGGCAGCATGTCACGGCATGCAATCAGATAGAAGCGGAGGCAGTGTAG
- a CDS encoding cation transporter: MKKTYRLEGLNCASCAAKIERAVNGLDGVTSATLNFMTTKLVIEADEAKLSEIAAAAEKIVKKIEPDVKLKKFD, encoded by the coding sequence ATGAAAAAAACGTATCGACTCGAAGGACTGAATTGCGCCAGCTGCGCGGCAAAAATTGAAAGAGCCGTCAATGGCTTGGATGGAGTCACGTCCGCCACCCTGAATTTCATGACTACGAAATTGGTGATTGAGGCCGATGAAGCAAAATTGAGCGAAATCGCAGCGGCGGCAGAGAAAATCGTAAAAAAAATAGAGCCTGATGTCAAATTGAAAAAATTTGATTGA
- the cadA gene encoding cadmium-translocating P-type ATPase — MKKRFWRILSGALIFLAALLIQPTNPRLQPLIFLISYLILAGDVLMKALRNILRGQLLDEKFLMGIASLGAFCIRQYSEGVAVMLFYQVGELFQSYAVQKSRKSIADLMDIRPDYANVQQGLELIRMDPDDVKIGDLIVIKAGEKVALDGTVREGRSMIDTSALTGESLPREVTVGDDILSGCINLHGVLTVEVKKVFGESTVSKILDLVENASSKKAKSEQFITKFARYYTPIVVTLAVLLAVLPPLLIPGASFGSWIYRSLSFLVVSCPCALVISIPLSFFGGIGGASRRGILVKGSNYLEALAQTEIVVFDKTGTLTKGVFNVQEIRPQGMTREMLLELAAYAESYSNHPISSSLKRAYGKAIQNERISGVEEIAGQGVVATVDGKQIIAGNVKLLQDKQIPYFTGELIGTVVHVAVDGIYAGYLLISDEVKEDASQAIRALKKNGIQKIIMLTGDNQNVGAKIAEELGIDQVYAELLPADKVNKLEELLRGKSGKGKLAFVGDGINDAPVLARADIGIAMGALGSDAAIEAADVVIMTDEPSKIATAIKISKKTLAIVYQNIILAISIKVIVLILSALGIVSMWAAIFADVGVMILAVLNSFRALNMRNL, encoded by the coding sequence ATGAAGAAACGTTTTTGGCGGATCCTGAGCGGGGCATTGATCTTTCTGGCAGCCTTGTTGATCCAACCGACAAATCCCCGGCTGCAGCCGCTGATCTTTCTGATCAGCTATCTGATTTTAGCCGGTGATGTCCTTATGAAAGCCTTGCGGAATATCCTGCGGGGACAGCTTTTGGATGAAAAGTTCCTGATGGGGATCGCTTCCCTGGGAGCATTTTGCATTCGGCAATACTCCGAAGGTGTTGCCGTCATGCTTTTTTATCAAGTCGGAGAGCTGTTTCAAAGCTATGCCGTCCAGAAATCCAGAAAGTCGATTGCCGATCTGATGGACATTCGGCCGGATTATGCCAATGTTCAGCAGGGATTAGAATTGATCCGAATGGATCCGGACGATGTGAAGATCGGTGACCTGATAGTGATCAAGGCCGGGGAGAAAGTAGCGCTCGACGGGACCGTGCGGGAAGGCAGATCGATGATTGATACCTCCGCATTGACCGGCGAATCGCTGCCGCGTGAGGTGACAGTCGGTGATGATATCCTCAGCGGCTGCATCAATCTCCATGGTGTTCTGACTGTGGAAGTGAAAAAGGTATTCGGTGAATCAACCGTCAGTAAAATCCTGGATTTGGTGGAGAATGCCAGCAGTAAAAAAGCCAAATCAGAACAATTCATCACCAAATTCGCCCGTTATTATACACCAATTGTGGTGACACTGGCTGTGCTGTTAGCCGTTCTGCCACCCCTGCTGATCCCGGGAGCGAGCTTTGGCAGCTGGATCTATCGGTCGTTATCCTTTCTGGTCGTATCCTGCCCCTGTGCCCTCGTGATTTCGATCCCGCTCAGCTTTTTCGGAGGTATTGGCGGAGCCTCACGGCGAGGGATTTTAGTCAAAGGCAGTAACTACCTGGAGGCTTTGGCGCAGACTGAAATCGTTGTTTTTGATAAGACCGGCACCCTGACCAAAGGTGTCTTCAACGTACAGGAGATCCGGCCGCAGGGAATGACACGGGAAATGCTGTTGGAATTGGCCGCTTATGCGGAAAGCTATTCCAATCATCCAATTTCTTCTTCCCTCAAGCGTGCCTACGGCAAAGCCATTCAAAACGAGCGCATAAGCGGGGTGGAAGAAATTGCGGGGCAGGGAGTCGTGGCGACAGTGGATGGAAAGCAAATCATCGCCGGTAATGTTAAGCTGCTGCAAGACAAGCAGATCCCCTATTTTACGGGTGAGTTGATCGGGACAGTGGTTCATGTTGCCGTCGACGGCATCTATGCCGGCTATCTGCTCATCTCCGATGAAGTCAAAGAAGATGCGTCGCAGGCAATCCGGGCTTTGAAAAAAAATGGGATTCAAAAAATCATCATGCTGACCGGCGACAATCAAAATGTCGGAGCCAAAATCGCAGAGGAACTGGGCATCGATCAGGTCTATGCCGAACTGCTGCCTGCGGACAAAGTCAACAAGCTGGAAGAACTCTTACGGGGAAAATCCGGCAAAGGCAAGCTGGCTTTTGTCGGTGACGGAATCAATGACGCACCGGTATTGGCGCGGGCGGATATCGGCATTGCCATGGGGGCTTTGGGTTCGGATGCCGCCATTGAAGCGGCGGACGTGGTGATCATGACCGATGAACCCTCGAAGATAGCCACTGCCATCAAGATTTCCAAAAAGACTCTGGCTATTGTTTATCAGAACATTATCCTGGCAATTTCCATTAAAGTCATTGTCTTAATTCTCAGTGCTTTGGGAATTGTCTCGATGTGGGCCGCGATTTTTGCCGATGTCGGCGTCATGATCTTAGCAGTACTCAATTCCTTCCGTGCCTTGAATAT